The Pontibacter pudoricolor genome contains a region encoding:
- a CDS encoding fasciclin domain-containing protein gives MKMTKATSFAAVMLASTVFYGCASSNDKMNDTTASDVTMSETQTMAGDTEDADAVVVTEEVVAVTPIATIPIAALSLENTEEIGDMFKNIADTESQNLMDLAKQSPNLSTFAQLMETAGLADDLQADGSYTLFAPTNEAFSKLSKEELENLLLPQNKNKLSEILMVHILPNEVVSTSFKETQRITLDNNRYIPISTQTGNQVTIGGAHIIVPDVEASNGVIHVVDNVIMPANDSMNGN, from the coding sequence ATGAAAATGACAAAAGCAACATCTTTTGCAGCCGTAATGCTCGCATCTACAGTATTTTATGGCTGTGCCAGCTCTAATGACAAAATGAATGACACAACTGCCAGTGACGTAACCATGAGCGAGACGCAAACGATGGCAGGAGATACAGAGGATGCGGATGCGGTTGTGGTTACTGAAGAGGTAGTAGCTGTAACGCCAATCGCTACTATTCCAATTGCAGCACTTTCTCTCGAAAATACCGAAGAGATTGGCGACATGTTCAAAAATATAGCAGATACTGAATCGCAGAATTTAATGGATCTGGCAAAACAAAGTCCTAACCTGTCAACCTTTGCGCAGTTAATGGAAACAGCCGGTCTGGCCGATGATCTTCAGGCAGATGGATCTTATACCTTATTTGCTCCTACAAACGAGGCATTCTCTAAACTATCGAAGGAGGAGTTGGAGAACTTGCTGCTGCCACAGAACAAAAATAAACTGTCTGAAATACTGATGGTACACATACTTCCAAACGAGGTAGTATCCACTTCCTTTAAAGAAACACAGCGTATTACACTCGACAATAACAGGTATATACCAATAAGCACACAAACCGGAAACCAGGTCACTATTGGGGGCGCTCACATCATCGTTCCGGATGTTGAGGCATCAAACGGTGTAATTCATGTAGTGGATAATGTGATCATGCCAGCCAATGATTCTATGAATGGCAACTAA
- a CDS encoding RNA polymerase sigma factor: MKKGLYETDEAIIEGIRFGDDRALAHLYKLHFPMISHFILSNSGTDDEAKDIYQEGVIVFYEKVKSDSLELTCQIKTYLYSVCRRLWLKKLAEKGRFASRMDDAENYLMLEDDVPQQEENERRFGVMEDAMNQLGEPCKTLLEDYYIRMQNMQDITDRFGYTNTDTAKNQKYKCLQRLKKLFFTAYQAEV; encoded by the coding sequence ATGAAGAAAGGTTTGTATGAAACGGATGAGGCGATCATAGAAGGGATCCGGTTCGGAGACGATCGGGCACTGGCCCACCTGTACAAACTCCACTTCCCGATGATATCTCATTTTATACTTAGCAACAGCGGAACCGACGACGAAGCCAAAGATATTTACCAGGAAGGCGTAATTGTTTTCTATGAAAAGGTGAAGTCTGATAGCCTCGAGCTTACCTGCCAGATAAAGACGTACCTCTACTCGGTATGCCGCAGGCTCTGGTTAAAAAAGCTTGCAGAAAAAGGCCGGTTCGCTTCCAGGATGGATGATGCTGAGAATTACCTGATGCTGGAGGACGATGTACCACAGCAGGAAGAAAATGAACGAAGATTCGGGGTGATGGAAGATGCCATGAACCAACTGGGCGAGCCCTGCAAAACACTGCTGGAAGATTACTACATCCGGATGCAGAACATGCAGGACATAACCGACCGATTTGGATATACCAACACAGACACCGCCAAAAACCAGAAATATAAATGCCTGCAGCGCCTGAAGAAACTATTCTTTACCGCTTACCAGGCCGAAGTATAG
- a CDS encoding S1 family peptidase — MEYLMYEQMERYLAGKMVADEKAAFEALLQTDLRLAERLKEHRTLLNTMQQYGQRQELRSKLNAIHNKMEIENTPGVATPMWQLFWKRHAQTMAVAASVSLLSVFGTLWSVQQMKEPVKQQTAHYVELRREVDKLKKAQTAIIKDINNTTKPAPRPASVSGTGFALSANGYLVTSSHVVEGADSIMIENTSGAKYKVSEVYRDQVHDLSILKVEDAGFAGFSKLPYTFKTTESDLGEMVYTLGYPREDIVFGEGSLSSTSGFQGDTTAYQISIPLNPGNSGGPLLDDKGNLIGVISGKQAGQEGAAFAIKSAYLLQLISELPLATTLSPVSLPKANTLTGNTRPQQLKKLKDFVFVVKVYN; from the coding sequence ATGGAATACCTGATGTACGAACAAATGGAGCGGTACCTGGCCGGTAAAATGGTTGCTGATGAAAAAGCAGCCTTTGAGGCGTTACTGCAAACTGACTTAAGGTTAGCTGAGCGATTGAAAGAGCATCGCACCCTGCTCAATACCATGCAGCAGTACGGCCAGCGCCAGGAACTCCGCAGCAAATTAAACGCCATCCATAACAAGATGGAAATAGAAAATACGCCTGGGGTTGCAACGCCAATGTGGCAGCTGTTCTGGAAACGCCACGCGCAAACGATGGCTGTAGCTGCCAGTGTATCGTTATTGTCCGTTTTTGGAACGTTGTGGAGTGTGCAGCAAATGAAAGAACCGGTAAAACAGCAAACAGCCCATTATGTTGAGCTTCGCCGGGAGGTAGATAAACTGAAAAAAGCGCAGACAGCTATCATAAAAGACATCAACAATACCACCAAACCTGCTCCCCGCCCGGCAAGTGTTAGCGGTACCGGTTTTGCCCTCAGCGCTAACGGCTACTTAGTAACCAGCTCTCACGTTGTGGAAGGCGCCGATTCTATCATGATCGAGAATACATCCGGGGCAAAATACAAAGTAAGCGAAGTCTACCGCGATCAGGTGCATGACCTTTCTATACTTAAAGTAGAAGATGCCGGATTTGCAGGCTTCAGCAAACTACCTTATACCTTTAAAACAACAGAATCAGACCTTGGTGAGATGGTTTACACCTTGGGTTACCCACGCGAGGATATCGTTTTCGGCGAGGGGTCGTTAAGCTCTACTTCGGGTTTCCAGGGCGATACTACCGCTTACCAGATATCTATTCCACTTAACCCGGGCAACAGCGGCGGCCCGCTTTTAGATGATAAAGGCAACCTGATCGGGGTAATCAGCGGCAAGCAGGCAGGCCAGGAAGGTGCAGCATTTGCCATTAAGTCGGCGTACCTGTTACAACTGATAAGTGAACTGCCTTTAGCGACCACCCTTTCTCCGGTTTCGTTGCCAAAGGCAAATACGCTGACCGGCAACACCCGCCCGCAGCAACTCAAAAAGTTAAAAGATTTTGTATTCGTGGTTAAGGTGTATAATTAA
- a CDS encoding fasciclin domain-containing protein, with protein sequence MKNKMLSQVSAVIVTSVLLLGCASSDKVDETTGTTISKTQTMEGDAAEAGRSAEINYNEMFEELGNTRQFDIMALANSNQNLTTFVTLTEKAEITDVLKSKGPFTVFIPTNAAFQHLSKNELDELLAPENKVKLIKVLQAHILPNKVYVTEFRDAQRIKTADNKVINVQVSPDKTVTIGGAKIVKPNVEVSNGVVHIVDDVITAREIGG encoded by the coding sequence ATGAAAAACAAGATGTTAAGTCAGGTTTCGGCTGTTATAGTTACATCGGTGCTGCTGTTGGGCTGTGCCAGTTCTGATAAGGTAGATGAGACCACGGGTACAACTATAAGCAAAACCCAGACCATGGAAGGCGATGCTGCAGAAGCCGGGCGTAGCGCCGAAATCAACTATAACGAAATGTTTGAAGAGCTGGGCAACACCAGGCAGTTTGACATAATGGCGCTTGCAAACTCAAACCAGAACCTGACCACTTTTGTAACCCTGACCGAAAAGGCTGAGATAACCGATGTTCTGAAATCAAAAGGACCGTTCACAGTTTTTATTCCTACAAATGCCGCCTTCCAACACCTGAGCAAAAATGAACTGGACGAGCTTCTTGCACCTGAGAATAAGGTTAAGCTGATAAAAGTATTACAGGCCCATATTCTCCCGAATAAAGTTTACGTTACGGAGTTCAGAGACGCTCAGCGTATAAAAACAGCCGACAACAAGGTAATTAACGTGCAGGTAAGCCCTGACAAAACTGTAACTATAGGCGGCGCCAAAATTGTAAAACCTAATGTTGAAGTTTCGAATGGAGTAGTACATATTGTTGATGATGTAATTACAGCCCGCGAAATCGGCGGCTAA